In Chondrinema litorale, a single window of DNA contains:
- a CDS encoding intradiol ring-cleavage dioxygenase, producing MDRNKFIKKGMVGLGSIIALPSLLSSCKKKQGPPDGMGNPPPGGRPPMDSEPWDGSGSCPTSPYETAGPFPIKTPAQLVRENIVVDRKGVPVLITLTINNSDKNCEPLADVLVDIWHCDADGNYSEYGDIPMQKTDYKQQHFLRGRQTTDANGQVSFISIFPGWYQGRAPHVHVKVLDKDEKTLLVSQIAFEEDTVNEIYATEHYRGPADQKNETDNVFSNSLEGNMADSLTGNTNDGYVLQKTLIV from the coding sequence ATGGATAGGAACAAATTTATTAAAAAAGGCATGGTAGGCTTAGGTAGCATCATAGCTTTACCTAGTTTATTATCATCGTGTAAAAAAAAGCAAGGCCCACCAGATGGCATGGGTAATCCTCCTCCGGGTGGTAGACCTCCAATGGATTCTGAACCTTGGGATGGAAGTGGCTCTTGCCCTACCTCACCTTACGAAACAGCAGGGCCTTTCCCTATTAAAACTCCGGCTCAATTAGTAAGAGAAAATATAGTGGTAGATAGAAAAGGCGTACCGGTTTTAATTACACTCACCATTAACAATAGCGACAAAAACTGTGAGCCATTGGCAGATGTGCTAGTCGATATTTGGCATTGCGATGCAGATGGGAACTACTCTGAATACGGTGATATACCTATGCAGAAAACAGACTATAAACAACAACATTTTTTAAGAGGCAGACAAACTACCGATGCAAATGGTCAAGTCTCTTTTATAAGTATTTTTCCAGGATGGTACCAAGGCAGGGCGCCACATGTCCATGTAAAAGTGCTCGATAAAGACGAAAAAACTTTACTGGTTTCTCAAATTGCTTTTGAAGAAGATACAGTTAACGAAATATATGCAACCGAACATTATCGTGGTCCTGCAGATCAAAAGAATGAGACCGACAATGTATTCTCCAACAGTCTTGAAGGAAATATGGCAGACTCACTAACTGGAAATACCAACGATGGCTATGTATTACAAAAAACCTTGATAGTATAA
- a CDS encoding tetratricopeptide repeat-containing sensor histidine kinase, giving the protein MKRLIGSLLLLLGFNYTANAQQNTIDEIQKIKSTLHEKQDGDKILALKDIGLKFRSINVDSAKYYLDKGYAEAEALNSDYHKALLISSKGILAFDAGKFDEALKLYEQAKPALEASNNHSAIGALYNNISNVYERTGKVDEAVKVLLEGLKHYEIANDSVWIAGSYINLGNKYKFIKETNLAIEAYIKAKELYKQLGNQYYEAFVYNNMANTYVDAKEFEKSISLATQSYKLFDKLGIRLDAGYPFTNLGVAHLELDRLDSAEFYLNKALALQVEKQEQYETIFLKKNLANVFLKKNELNKAKTSATEAFELAKQNNVLPFQQQTAETLSNIYKSQGDYKKAFKYLQESAIIRDSLLVDERAKEVLNLKEKYETEQKENQILRQQNQLVASELTLKKRNMIIAAISGLVVFILAIGFFVFRVQSLKAERIKRDAELQKAVAEAKAQENLKEQRIRIARDLHDNIGSQLTYIISIAETTKSGISKGEAFLAEKLTQMKQFSLTTISELRDTIWAMNKDEISMLDIQERTQQLAAAIHDATDDQIQVKIESSYGDKILNTFTGMNLFRIIQESVNNAVKHADTKEVLVEFNYSPDKVDVSIVDYGVGFDTENNSNGNGLYIMKNRALKARIDYELTSQINVGTKISLTVEDLANIQYQSEEKI; this is encoded by the coding sequence ATGAAAAGATTAATAGGCAGCTTATTATTACTATTAGGGTTTAACTATACTGCAAATGCACAGCAAAACACTATTGATGAAATTCAAAAAATAAAATCTACTTTACACGAAAAACAAGACGGAGATAAAATTTTAGCTTTAAAAGATATCGGTTTAAAGTTTAGGTCTATAAATGTAGATAGTGCAAAATATTATCTCGACAAAGGATACGCCGAAGCAGAAGCTTTAAATAGCGATTACCATAAAGCATTGCTAATTAGTTCTAAAGGTATTTTAGCTTTTGATGCTGGTAAGTTCGATGAAGCACTTAAACTCTATGAACAAGCAAAACCTGCTCTTGAAGCATCAAATAATCATTCAGCAATAGGTGCATTGTATAATAATATTTCTAATGTTTACGAGAGAACAGGAAAGGTAGATGAAGCGGTAAAAGTATTATTGGAGGGGCTAAAGCATTATGAAATCGCAAACGATTCAGTATGGATTGCGGGCTCTTATATCAATCTGGGTAATAAGTACAAATTCATTAAAGAAACAAACTTGGCAATTGAAGCTTATATAAAAGCGAAGGAACTCTATAAGCAATTAGGTAATCAATATTACGAAGCTTTTGTATATAATAACATGGCGAATACCTACGTAGACGCTAAAGAGTTTGAGAAGTCTATTAGCCTTGCTACACAATCTTATAAATTGTTCGACAAACTTGGAATAAGGTTAGATGCTGGCTATCCTTTTACAAATCTTGGCGTTGCTCATTTAGAATTAGATCGACTAGATTCTGCCGAATTCTATTTAAACAAAGCACTTGCCTTGCAAGTAGAAAAACAAGAACAATATGAAACCATCTTCTTAAAAAAGAATTTGGCTAATGTGTTTCTAAAGAAAAATGAACTTAACAAAGCTAAAACATCGGCTACAGAGGCTTTTGAGCTTGCTAAGCAAAACAATGTACTTCCATTTCAGCAACAAACTGCTGAGACATTGTCTAACATTTATAAGTCTCAGGGAGATTATAAAAAGGCATTTAAGTATTTACAAGAAAGTGCCATTATAAGAGATAGCCTACTTGTAGATGAACGTGCTAAAGAAGTACTTAACCTTAAAGAAAAATACGAAACCGAGCAGAAAGAAAACCAAATTTTACGGCAACAAAATCAATTAGTAGCTAGTGAACTCACCTTGAAAAAGCGGAATATGATTATCGCTGCTATTTCTGGTTTGGTGGTATTCATTCTGGCTATTGGCTTTTTTGTATTTAGAGTGCAAAGTTTAAAAGCAGAGCGAATTAAAAGAGATGCTGAATTACAAAAAGCGGTTGCAGAAGCAAAAGCACAGGAAAATTTGAAAGAGCAACGCATTCGCATCGCCAGAGATTTGCATGATAATATTGGCTCTCAACTCACTTACATCATTTCCATTGCAGAAACTACCAAAAGTGGTATTAGCAAAGGGGAAGCTTTTTTGGCAGAAAAACTCACTCAAATGAAACAGTTTTCGCTAACTACCATCTCGGAACTTAGAGATACCATTTGGGCAATGAACAAAGATGAAATTAGCATGCTCGATATTCAAGAGCGCACGCAGCAACTAGCGGCAGCCATCCACGATGCTACAGACGATCAAATTCAAGTAAAAATTGAAAGCAGTTATGGCGATAAAATTCTAAACACTTTCACCGGAATGAATCTTTTTAGAATTATTCAAGAGTCTGTAAATAATGCAGTTAAACATGCTGATACTAAAGAAGTTCTTGTAGAATTTAATTATTCGCCAGATAAAGTGGATGTTTCAATTGTAGATTATGGTGTGGGTTTCGACACAGAGAATAATTCTAATGGCAATGGTTTGTATATTATGAAAAACAGAGCCCTAAAAGCCAGAATAGATTATGAATTAACTAGCCAAATTAATGTGGGGACAAAAATAAGTTTAACTGTTGAAGACTTGGCAAATATACAGTATCAATCAGAAGAAAAAATATAA
- a CDS encoding ABC transporter permease, translating into MTLGISFAFLIYVYVKHQKSYDKHIPEAENVYRISADFTISGRQHIYSNAPRPMGATLVDEYPGIEHAVKLFGYNGLRTHKGLLWNGDQFTNSNNAYVVDTSFFEVFQLPLIEGDPATALKAPGNIVIAKSIAQNLFGETSAIGKSIRLEEGADVVVTGVFEDITKPTHLPFDVLISYQTYFNSNETEQWWYGAHVYTYIRTNSTFKPSDVNDNWQPFFDKYMKETFDELNGTAEIIFQPVTSVYLSQEYIWEPHPHGSAQNVYIFSIVGVFLLIVACFNYTNLSLSLSLIRSKEVGIRKFLGAGINSIRRQFLAESMLTSLLAAVLSISFISVIFPTFNYLTQQNLSFSFIDRPTELITLLLLGLVIGIISGIYPAFYISSFQVSSVLKSVKIVMPKQHISIRKVLVVLQQVISIVLIICTLVVIDELNFVREMDTGFTKKDLVFIDVRDSIIRNQLNVFEQDLRNIPEVINVSRSNDTPESGINEFSFEIENADGEFTLSSTQVMDVGLNFTETMEMQLLAGRSFTESDNDYKGVIINRYLAEKMGYTPEKVIGANIRFPDGDDEKRIIVGVIENVILGPATVPQQSLTLGYNRYHRAFLMVRIEDYNQQETLMAMQKLWEKYGSTFPFNYSFLDDQLDSLLGKEDSLYNLLVAASLLIIFISCLGIFGLVSYTAVQRTKEIGIRKVLGAKSITLFYVVIKEFLSSSFIALLIATGLAWYIGSEWLNNFAYRTHFEWNNVIVAGIISIVITLFTLSYHTLQVIKTNPVESLKE; encoded by the coding sequence TTGACTTTAGGAATCAGTTTCGCTTTTCTCATTTATGTATATGTAAAGCATCAAAAGAGTTACGATAAACATATACCAGAAGCTGAAAATGTTTACCGCATCTCAGCAGATTTTACCATAAGCGGACGTCAACATATTTACTCAAATGCACCAAGACCAATGGGTGCAACATTGGTAGATGAGTATCCGGGAATTGAGCATGCAGTGAAGTTATTTGGATACAACGGATTGCGTACACACAAAGGTTTATTGTGGAACGGTGACCAGTTTACTAATTCTAACAATGCATATGTAGTAGATACTTCTTTCTTCGAGGTATTTCAACTTCCTTTAATTGAAGGTGACCCGGCAACTGCATTAAAGGCACCCGGAAACATTGTGATTGCAAAAAGCATTGCGCAAAACCTCTTTGGAGAAACATCTGCTATAGGCAAAAGTATTCGGTTAGAAGAAGGTGCCGATGTGGTTGTTACTGGAGTTTTTGAAGATATAACAAAGCCAACTCACCTTCCATTTGATGTGCTCATCTCCTACCAAACCTATTTTAATTCTAATGAAACAGAGCAATGGTGGTATGGTGCGCATGTTTATACCTATATAAGAACCAATTCGACCTTTAAACCCTCAGATGTAAATGATAATTGGCAGCCATTTTTTGATAAGTACATGAAGGAAACCTTCGACGAACTGAATGGCACTGCTGAAATTATCTTTCAACCTGTTACCTCTGTGTATTTATCACAAGAATATATTTGGGAGCCTCATCCTCATGGGAGCGCACAAAACGTATATATTTTCTCTATTGTTGGCGTGTTTCTATTAATTGTTGCTTGTTTTAACTATACCAACCTTTCGCTGAGTTTGTCTTTAATCAGAAGTAAAGAAGTTGGTATAAGAAAATTTTTGGGTGCTGGTATAAACAGTATTAGAAGACAGTTTTTAGCCGAATCAATGCTTACTTCGCTATTAGCAGCTGTTCTTTCCATTTCATTTATAAGTGTAATTTTTCCGACCTTTAATTACCTCACACAACAAAACCTATCTTTCAGTTTTATAGATCGCCCTACTGAGCTCATTACATTGCTGTTGCTTGGTTTAGTCATTGGAATTATTTCTGGTATTTACCCAGCATTTTACATTTCCTCTTTCCAAGTTTCTTCGGTTTTAAAAAGTGTGAAAATTGTAATGCCAAAACAGCATATTTCAATCCGCAAAGTCTTGGTTGTATTACAACAAGTCATTTCAATCGTGCTAATCATTTGTACATTGGTAGTAATCGACGAACTTAATTTTGTACGAGAAATGGATACAGGATTTACAAAGAAAGACCTTGTATTTATAGATGTAAGAGATTCGATAATCCGTAATCAGCTGAATGTTTTTGAGCAAGACTTGAGAAATATTCCAGAAGTAATAAATGTATCAAGATCCAACGATACACCTGAATCTGGTATTAATGAATTTAGCTTTGAGATTGAAAATGCTGATGGTGAATTTACTTTGTCTTCTACACAAGTAATGGATGTTGGTTTAAATTTTACTGAAACCATGGAGATGCAGCTTTTAGCTGGCAGGTCTTTTACAGAAAGTGATAACGACTACAAAGGTGTGATTATCAACCGATATTTAGCCGAAAAAATGGGCTACACGCCCGAAAAAGTGATTGGTGCAAATATTAGATTTCCCGATGGTGATGATGAAAAAAGAATTATTGTTGGTGTAATAGAAAATGTAATTCTCGGTCCAGCTACGGTACCTCAACAAAGTCTAACCCTTGGTTATAACCGATATCATCGAGCCTTTCTCATGGTAAGAATAGAAGACTACAATCAACAAGAAACCCTAATGGCTATGCAAAAGCTATGGGAAAAATATGGCAGTACATTCCCTTTTAATTACTCGTTTTTAGACGATCAATTAGATTCGCTATTAGGCAAAGAAGACAGTTTGTACAACTTACTGGTAGCTGCATCTCTATTAATTATCTTTATTTCTTGTTTGGGAATTTTCGGTTTGGTCTCTTATACAGCTGTACAACGCACTAAAGAGATCGGTATAAGAAAAGTACTTGGAGCAAAATCAATCACCTTATTTTATGTAGTAATTAAAGAGTTTTTGAGCTCATCTTTTATAGCACTACTAATTGCTACAGGTTTAGCATGGTACATAGGCAGCGAATGGCTAAATAACTTTGCTTATAGAACTCATTTCGAATGGAACAATGTAATTGTAGCCGGAATTATCAGTATTGTAATCACCTTATTTACATTGAGTTACCATACTTTACAAGTAATTAAAACTAACCCTGTAGAAAGTTTGAAAGAGTAA
- a CDS encoding YciI family protein, whose protein sequence is MFIINITYKTELENIDQHLEEHIDFLNEQYAIKNFIASGKKIPRTGGIILAIMDSKTELENIIEKDPFKKHELADYELIEFVPSKTIEELKFLIEK, encoded by the coding sequence ATGTTCATTATAAACATAACTTACAAAACAGAACTAGAGAATATTGATCAACATTTAGAAGAACATATTGACTTTTTAAATGAGCAATATGCGATAAAGAATTTCATTGCTTCTGGAAAGAAAATCCCAAGAACTGGTGGAATCATATTGGCTATTATGGATTCTAAAACGGAGTTGGAAAACATCATTGAAAAAGACCCTTTCAAAAAACATGAACTTGCAGATTACGAACTAATCGAATTTGTACCTAGCAAAACCATTGAAGAATTAAAGTTTTTAATCGAGAAATAA